The genomic region GGGACTTGGGGAAAAGGACGCGCGCCTCGACGAAGGTCTTCGCCGGGACCGGCGCCACGCTGAGCGCGACCCGCGTCGGGCTGTCTATCGACACCACGCCCCAGAGCGGACCGTGCGCCCAGGCCCGTATGTCTTCCTTGGCCGCACCAGGCGGAAGGTCGATCGTGACGTGAGCGGCCTCGGACGAAACGTCCCACTGGTCGCCGATGCACTTCCAGTAGAGCTCGGCGACGTCGTTGTGGGACACGACCGCGCCCTGCATCCGATAGGCCAGCGAGAAGGTGCGATCTTCGTCCTCAGCTCTGAAGTACCAGGCAACCTCGACCTGGTCGGCGGTGCGGGTCACGCGATACGTCCCGGGGATTCGCTCATCCGCGCTGCCTGCGCCGCCCGTCGCGGTCGACGCTGCGGCACCGGTCGACGAGACGTCGCGGTATTCTTCGTCTCCCTCGAACACGCGGATGTCCTCGATGGAGATTCCCTTATCCAGCGGGATCCACTGCCGCACTCGCGAGAACTCGCCGTCGAAACGGAACGTGCGATCCTCGCGGACGAGCAAGGAGCCATCGGACTGCACTGCGGCGTGGATGTCCACCCTGACGACGGAGAACTCCTTCGCCAGCGCGCCCGGGGCGGCGAGCATTACGAGGACTGCCGTGGAAACGGCGGACATGAGGACGAGTGCCATGAGCCGGCAGGCCGCCAGGGATGCCGCACAGGTGCACATGCGTCCACGGCGGAGACACACCATTGCCAACACCACCTTTCGCGATGTGCGCGGCGGGCTCGACTGGCTGTGCGTTCCGCGCCCGGCACATCGCCGTCCGCGAGAGCAGCCGAGTGTAGCGGAGCCTGTGCCGATACCATCATATGTGTTGTGGAATGTCACGCATGCTGTGGGTTATGCGGATCATCGATGCCAACTCTCACATTATGTGATTCGGCACTTCCCGATAGGCTCCTGCCAACGTTTTGGACCTGTGATGGGGAACAGGGAGACAATGTAATGGACGAGCGGGATTTGGCCGGCTGCCTTCCCGAAAGGAGGCACACGCCATCCCCCGCCCCCCGCTCCTTCACGACGAACTATGCAGCATAAGCCCCCGGAGACTTAGGGTCCTTCGCTGCGTGAATTCACTCTCCCGCGCCTCCACGCTACTTGCGCGTGGGAGAGGATCTCTTCTTCACCCCCTGGATGTATTCCCGGACCTCGGCATAGGCTGCCTGGACGACAGCGACGAGGTCCCGCAGGAACTCGTCGGCCTTCGCAGTCTCTCCCCTCGCTAGCTGCTCGCGGGCGGCCTGCGCTTGCACGTTGAGGTACGCTAGCACCTGGCCGAGATTGTCGTAAAGATCGCGTGCCAGGCGCTCGCGCTCTTCGGCGGAAGCGAGGGCCCACCGTTGGCGGAATAGACCCGCCTGCGACCCCTTGCTGCCGCTGACATCGCGGATGACGATGAGCCTGCCGATGTGATCGCCCCGGGAGTTGCGGAGCGGCGACGAGTGCATTTCGTAGTACTCTCCGCGGCACCTTCCCGGCCCGCTTTCGTGCCCCCGTTCGTGGCTCGCCGACCCGCCGGCCCTCGCAATCAGTTCGTGGTCCATCTTCGTGAGGTCAGGGTGCGGCTCCACGCTGCGCGACCACGAGAAAAGCGCCTCCGCCACAGGGCGACCGCCCGCTTGGGGCATGCTCAAGCCGATGATCTGCTCGGCCGCGGAATTGAGTGCCACGATCCTGTCGTGCGCATCGGCGACGATGAGAGCGATGCCCGTCATGCCGCCCACTTCTGCCTCTCCCCTTCCTCCGTGCCGGTGCCTTCACCGTCACCTTCACCGTCGCCCTCATGTGCGTCGATCACTTGTGCCGACATCGGACTATGACCGGCCGCCGTACCGGAGCTTGAGCTCAAATTGCAGCACGTCCTCGTCCCAGGTCGTGCCCGCAAACCCGCCGTTGTTCCTGGTGCGCCGGTAGGCCGCCTTGAACTGGGTTGAGCCGGTAAGGTTCAGGGTGAGCTCGAGACCCAGCGAGATCTGGCCGCGCGAGTCCTTGAGCGCGCCCGTGCTCAGCCTGGACGTCGTGACATCTTTGAACGCCGCTTCGCCAACGACATTGAGCCGCGGAAGATACTTGTAGCCAATTTCCACCGGCCTCGCCATCGAGACGGCCAGTTCCCGTTCGCTGACGCGAACGTCCTCGTGCAGGCGACGCGACTCGGCGATCTTGCCCT from Bacillota bacterium harbors:
- a CDS encoding PAS domain-containing protein — encoded protein: MGGMTGIALIVADAHDRIVALNSAAEQIIGLSMPQAGGRPVAEALFSWSRSVEPHPDLTKMDHELIARAGGSASHERGHESGPGRCRGEYYEMHSSPLRNSRGDHIGRLIVIRDVSGSKGSQAGLFRQRWALASAEERERLARDLYDNLGQVLAYLNVQAQAAREQLARGETAKADEFLRDLVAVVQAAYAEVREYIQGVKKRSSPTRK